One genomic window of Garciella nitratireducens DSM 15102 includes the following:
- a CDS encoding DeoR/GlpR family DNA-binding transcription regulator gives MLPFDRKQKILDILKKRKNISVEELVKILYCSPATIRRDLMQLSEEGLIRRIRGGATYIEKKSVDLPYHFRNIIEQDKKKHIAELALDFIANDMTLFMDSSTTVLQLVPYLKDYSGLKILTNGTITAQLLSENLHIQVTCVGGRVHPRNSSINGAIAYRFISNFHAELALLSAKSLSKFGAMEFSEEEAIVRKAYQEHAKQTLLLIDSTKFEISCFHQSLPFEKIDYILSDQPLPKDLQNIAEKKDVECIY, from the coding sequence ATGTTACCTTTTGATCGAAAGCAAAAAATTTTAGACATCTTGAAAAAAAGGAAAAATATTTCTGTAGAAGAATTGGTAAAAATTCTATATTGTAGTCCTGCTACTATTCGACGCGATTTAATGCAATTGTCTGAAGAGGGGCTTATTCGAAGAATTCGAGGGGGAGCTACTTATATTGAAAAAAAATCAGTAGATTTACCTTATCATTTTCGAAATATTATTGAACAAGACAAAAAAAAGCACATTGCAGAGCTTGCTCTAGATTTTATCGCCAATGATATGACCCTTTTTATGGATTCTAGTACTACAGTTCTACAACTTGTTCCTTATTTAAAAGATTATAGTGGTTTAAAAATCTTAACCAATGGAACAATAACTGCCCAACTCCTTTCGGAAAATCTTCATATTCAAGTCACTTGTGTAGGAGGGAGAGTACATCCTAGAAATTCTTCCATCAATGGAGCCATTGCTTACCGATTTATTTCAAACTTTCATGCAGAGCTTGCTCTTTTATCCGCAAAATCTCTTTCAAAATTCGGAGCAATGGAATTTTCAGAAGAAGAAGCCATTGTACGTAAAGCTTATCAAGAACACGCCAAACAAACCCTCCTCCTAATTGATAGTACCAAATTTGAAATCTCTTGTTTTCATCAAAGCCTGCCCTTTGAAAAAATCGACTATATCCTCTCTGATCAACCTCTCCCAAAAGATTTACAAAACATCGCTGAGAAAAAGGACGTAGAATGCATTTATTGA